One genomic window of Denticeps clupeoides chromosome 14, fDenClu1.1, whole genome shotgun sequence includes the following:
- the tbx18 gene encoding T-box transcription factor TBX18 isoform X1, giving the protein MAEKRRSPCALSVKAHAFSVEALIGAEKRRKLEREEDGDGDGTSHDVARLRATDGPPADADEEAPPDSPRSESRSAPPPPLVPAPGAGAGEGARVELQGADLWKRFHEIGTEMIITKAGRRMFPAMRVKIAGLDPHQQYYVAMDVVPVDNKRYRYVYHSSKWMVAGNADSPVPPRVYIHPDSPASGETWMRQVISFDKLKLTNNELDDQGHIILHSMHKYQPRVHVIRKECGEELSPVKAVPTGDGVRAFTFTETVFTTVTAYQNQQITRLKIDRNPFAKGFRDSGRNRMGLEALVESYAFWRPSLRTLTFEDIPGMTKQGSPGSHPGVVGASAHLLSPSSCSSPAFHLSSGAGQVCDYSTCSRAGHTLHRYAPTLSADSYSRLASPVGDAFSSTRTSAYMGGAETDTFPCSQTGLPIQIPGMPSPTAQLQYLMPAAAHNAFSTNPGAQSSYNGFRLHSPYGLYGYNFSTSPRLAASPEKMAANQGSFLGSSPSGTLTDRQVLSPVDSLHMLSTGSQQSLFDSRTRGSLGTGLTSPASQVTAHMA; this is encoded by the exons ATGGCGGAGAAGCGGAGGTCCCCGTGCGCGCTGAGCGTCAAGGCGCACGCGTTCTCCGTGGAGGCGCTGATCGGCGCGGAGAAGAGGCGGAAGCTGGAGCGCGAGGAGGACGGCGACGGCGACGGGACGAGCCACGACGTCGCCAGGCTGCGCGCGACCGACGGTCCCC caGCGGACGCAGATGAGGAGGCGCCGCCCGACAGCCCGCGGTCCGAGTCGCggagcgcgccgccgccgccgctcgtGCCCGCGCCGGGCGCGGGAGCCGGGGAGGGGGCGCGCGTGGAGCTGCAGGGCGCGGACCTGTGGAAGCGCTTCCACGAGATCGGAACCGAAATGATCATCACCAAAGCGGGCAG GCGCATGTTTCCCGCGATGCGCGTCAAGATCGCGGGCCTGGACCCGCACCAGCAGTACTACGTCGCCATGGACGTCGTCCCGGTGGACAACAAGCGCTACAG GTACGTCTACCACAGCTCCAAATGGATGGTGGCGGGAAACGCCGACTCGCCCGTGCCGCCGCGCGTCTACATCCACCCGGACTCGCCGGCGTCCGGAGAGACGTGGATGCGCCAGGTCATCAGTTTCGACAAACTCAAACTGACCAACAACGAGCTTGACGACCAGGGCCAC ATCATTCTACACTCCATGCACAAGTACCAGCCGCGCGTCCACGTCATCCGGAAGGAGTGCGGCGAGGAGCTCTCCCCGGTCAAGGCCGTCCCGACCGGCGACGGGGTCAGGGCCTTCACCTTCACCGAAACCGTCTTCACCACGGTGACGGCATACCAGAACCAGCAG atCACGCGGCTGAAGATCGACAGGAACCCGTTCGCCAAGGGATTCCGGGACTCGGGACGGAACCG AATGGGTTTGGAGGCGCTGGTGGAGTCTTACGCCTTCTGGCGTCCCTCTCTGAGGACGTTGACATTTGAAGACATCCCTGGAATGACCAAGCAgg GTTCTCCCGGTTCTCACCCCGGTGTGGTCGGAGCATCAGCTCACCTGCTGTCCCCCTCGTCCTGCTCCTCTCCAGCCTTCCACCTGAGCTCGGGGGCGGGGCAAGTGTGCGATTACTCCACCTGCAGCCGGGCGGGCCACACCCTCCACCGGTACGCCCCGACGCTCTCCGCCGACTCCTACAGCCGATTGGCCAGTCCAGTGGGCGACGCCTTTTCCTCCACGCGAACATCTGCCTACATGGGCGGGGCTGAAACCGACACGTTCCCTTGCTCACAGACCGGGCTTCCCATCCAGATCCCTGGAATGCCGAGCCCCACCGCTCAGCTGCAGTACCTGATGCCGGCCGCCGCCCATAACGCCTTTTCGACCAATCCGGGTGCTCAGAGCTCCTACAACGGCTTCCGCCTCCACAGTCCCTACGGTCTCTACGGCTACAACTTCTCCACGTCGCCCCGCCTGGCTGCCAGCCCAGAAAAGATGGCCGCCAATCAGGGGTCGTTCCTCGGCTCCTCCCCAAGTGGCACTTTGACGGACAGGCAGGTTCTCTCCCCAGTGGACAGCTTGCACATGCTCAGTACCGGCAGTCAGCAGAGCCTCTTCGACTCCAGGACTCGTGGGAGTTTGGGCACGGGACTGACCAGCCCCGCCTCTCAAGTGACCGCCCATATGGCCTGA
- the tbx18 gene encoding T-box transcription factor TBX18 isoform X2, producing the protein MAEKRRSPCALSVKAHAFSVEALIGAEKRRKLEREEDGDGDGTSHDVARLRATDGPPDADEEAPPDSPRSESRSAPPPPLVPAPGAGAGEGARVELQGADLWKRFHEIGTEMIITKAGRRMFPAMRVKIAGLDPHQQYYVAMDVVPVDNKRYRYVYHSSKWMVAGNADSPVPPRVYIHPDSPASGETWMRQVISFDKLKLTNNELDDQGHIILHSMHKYQPRVHVIRKECGEELSPVKAVPTGDGVRAFTFTETVFTTVTAYQNQQITRLKIDRNPFAKGFRDSGRNRMGLEALVESYAFWRPSLRTLTFEDIPGMTKQGSPGSHPGVVGASAHLLSPSSCSSPAFHLSSGAGQVCDYSTCSRAGHTLHRYAPTLSADSYSRLASPVGDAFSSTRTSAYMGGAETDTFPCSQTGLPIQIPGMPSPTAQLQYLMPAAAHNAFSTNPGAQSSYNGFRLHSPYGLYGYNFSTSPRLAASPEKMAANQGSFLGSSPSGTLTDRQVLSPVDSLHMLSTGSQQSLFDSRTRGSLGTGLTSPASQVTAHMA; encoded by the exons ATGGCGGAGAAGCGGAGGTCCCCGTGCGCGCTGAGCGTCAAGGCGCACGCGTTCTCCGTGGAGGCGCTGATCGGCGCGGAGAAGAGGCGGAAGCTGGAGCGCGAGGAGGACGGCGACGGCGACGGGACGAGCCACGACGTCGCCAGGCTGCGCGCGACCGACGGTCCCC CGGACGCAGATGAGGAGGCGCCGCCCGACAGCCCGCGGTCCGAGTCGCggagcgcgccgccgccgccgctcgtGCCCGCGCCGGGCGCGGGAGCCGGGGAGGGGGCGCGCGTGGAGCTGCAGGGCGCGGACCTGTGGAAGCGCTTCCACGAGATCGGAACCGAAATGATCATCACCAAAGCGGGCAG GCGCATGTTTCCCGCGATGCGCGTCAAGATCGCGGGCCTGGACCCGCACCAGCAGTACTACGTCGCCATGGACGTCGTCCCGGTGGACAACAAGCGCTACAG GTACGTCTACCACAGCTCCAAATGGATGGTGGCGGGAAACGCCGACTCGCCCGTGCCGCCGCGCGTCTACATCCACCCGGACTCGCCGGCGTCCGGAGAGACGTGGATGCGCCAGGTCATCAGTTTCGACAAACTCAAACTGACCAACAACGAGCTTGACGACCAGGGCCAC ATCATTCTACACTCCATGCACAAGTACCAGCCGCGCGTCCACGTCATCCGGAAGGAGTGCGGCGAGGAGCTCTCCCCGGTCAAGGCCGTCCCGACCGGCGACGGGGTCAGGGCCTTCACCTTCACCGAAACCGTCTTCACCACGGTGACGGCATACCAGAACCAGCAG atCACGCGGCTGAAGATCGACAGGAACCCGTTCGCCAAGGGATTCCGGGACTCGGGACGGAACCG AATGGGTTTGGAGGCGCTGGTGGAGTCTTACGCCTTCTGGCGTCCCTCTCTGAGGACGTTGACATTTGAAGACATCCCTGGAATGACCAAGCAgg GTTCTCCCGGTTCTCACCCCGGTGTGGTCGGAGCATCAGCTCACCTGCTGTCCCCCTCGTCCTGCTCCTCTCCAGCCTTCCACCTGAGCTCGGGGGCGGGGCAAGTGTGCGATTACTCCACCTGCAGCCGGGCGGGCCACACCCTCCACCGGTACGCCCCGACGCTCTCCGCCGACTCCTACAGCCGATTGGCCAGTCCAGTGGGCGACGCCTTTTCCTCCACGCGAACATCTGCCTACATGGGCGGGGCTGAAACCGACACGTTCCCTTGCTCACAGACCGGGCTTCCCATCCAGATCCCTGGAATGCCGAGCCCCACCGCTCAGCTGCAGTACCTGATGCCGGCCGCCGCCCATAACGCCTTTTCGACCAATCCGGGTGCTCAGAGCTCCTACAACGGCTTCCGCCTCCACAGTCCCTACGGTCTCTACGGCTACAACTTCTCCACGTCGCCCCGCCTGGCTGCCAGCCCAGAAAAGATGGCCGCCAATCAGGGGTCGTTCCTCGGCTCCTCCCCAAGTGGCACTTTGACGGACAGGCAGGTTCTCTCCCCAGTGGACAGCTTGCACATGCTCAGTACCGGCAGTCAGCAGAGCCTCTTCGACTCCAGGACTCGTGGGAGTTTGGGCACGGGACTGACCAGCCCCGCCTCTCAAGTGACCGCCCATATGGCCTGA